The Zingiber officinale cultivar Zhangliang chromosome 9A, Zo_v1.1, whole genome shotgun sequence genome window below encodes:
- the LOC122020130 gene encoding glycerophosphodiester phosphodiesterase GDPD4-like isoform X5 encodes MRVIAGGGRRSSPSSSLLPHYSSTYRKPARAKFYRIPSKRWLLLLLAFLAVAPPLFFHFRFRRFHQMRLRKCGWLQSPPLVCAHGGDSSRAVPNTQMDAYRIAIDSRVDCIEMDISRSSDGVLFSLHDSRDLQRMSGNSTARVGYMNMNEIKELDAGSQFPQEFHNQKVPTAESALALITSSVGKVILDAKVGPPSYEKDLAKDILSIVNKTHCQNCLVWSKSDILGRDVTELSQDVMVGYIVMSDPSTGARSKLLRMKGAGVVGVYHHLVDTKLVRILHRAGKKVYAWTVDDSESMQRMLFEGVDAIITSNPGLLQGLMQDLKTECLQDDFP; translated from the exons ATGAGGGTGATCGCCGGCGGCGGGCGGCGTTCTTCGCCGTCCTCCTCTCTCCTCCCTCATTATTCCTCGACCTACAGGAAGCCTGCACGAGCTAAGTTCTATCGCATCCCTTCCAAGAGGTggcttcttctcctcctcgctTTCCTCGCCGTTGCTCCCCCTCTTTTCTTCCACTTCCGCTTCCGCCGCTTCCATCAG ATGCGCTTGAGGAAGTGCGGGTGGTTACAAAGTCCTCCCCTTGTCTGCGCTCACGGTGGAGATTCAAGCAGAGCCGTCCCCAACACC CAGATGGATGCTTATCGGATCGCTATCGATTCTCGAGTCGATTGTATAGAAATGGATATCTCTCGCTCTTCAGATGGAGTGTTGTTTTCGTTGCATGATAG CAGGGATCTGCAGAGGATGTCTGGTAATAGTACAGCAAGAGTTGGTTATATGAACATGAATGAG ATAAAGGAACTAGATGCAGGGAGTCAGTTTCCTCAAGAATTTCATAATCAAAAGGTTCCCACAGCTGAAAGTGCTTTGGCG TTAATAACAAGCTCAGTTGGGAAAGTAATCTTGGATGCTAAAGTTGGTCCTCCTTCATATGAGAAAGACTTGGCAAAGGATATATTGTCAATT GTGAACAAAACTCACTGCCAAAATTGCCTTGTCTGGTCAAAAAGTGACATCTTAGGAAGAGATGTTACCGAGTTATCTCAAGACGTAATG GTTGGATACATTGTCATGTCTGATCCCTCTACCGGCGCTAGAAGTAAACTTTTGAGAATGAAGGGTGCTGGAGTTGTGGGTGTCTACCAtcacttggttgatacgaaacTCGTGAGAATTTTGCATAG GGCGGGTAAGAAAGTCTATGCCTGGACAGTCGATGACTCGGAATCCATGCAAAGAATGCTGTTTGAAGGTGTCGACGCAATCATCACGAGCAATCCAGGTCTCCTTCAAGGTCTCATGCAGGACTTGAAAACAGAATGCCTTCAGGATGACTTTCCTTAA
- the LOC122020130 gene encoding glycerophosphodiester phosphodiesterase GDPD4-like isoform X1: MRVIAGGGRRSSPSSSLLPHYSSTYRKPARAKFYRIPSKRWLLLLLAFLAVAPPLFFHFRFRRFHQMRLRKCGWLQSPPLVCAHGGDSSRAVPNTQMDAYRIAIDSRVDCIEMDISRSSDGVLFSLHDSRDLQRMSGNSTARVGYMNMNEIKELDAGSQFPQEFHNQKVPTAESALALITSSVGKVILDAKVGPPSYEKDLAKDILSIVNKTHCQNCLVWSKSDILGRDVTELSQDVMQDLPRIKSVRVPNCHPVLGLSLVGYIVMSDPSTGARSKLLRMKGAGVVGVYHHLVDTKLVRILHRAGKKVYAWTVDDSESMQRMLFEGVDAIITSNPGLLQGLMQDLKTECLQDDFP, encoded by the exons ATGAGGGTGATCGCCGGCGGCGGGCGGCGTTCTTCGCCGTCCTCCTCTCTCCTCCCTCATTATTCCTCGACCTACAGGAAGCCTGCACGAGCTAAGTTCTATCGCATCCCTTCCAAGAGGTggcttcttctcctcctcgctTTCCTCGCCGTTGCTCCCCCTCTTTTCTTCCACTTCCGCTTCCGCCGCTTCCATCAG ATGCGCTTGAGGAAGTGCGGGTGGTTACAAAGTCCTCCCCTTGTCTGCGCTCACGGTGGAGATTCAAGCAGAGCCGTCCCCAACACC CAGATGGATGCTTATCGGATCGCTATCGATTCTCGAGTCGATTGTATAGAAATGGATATCTCTCGCTCTTCAGATGGAGTGTTGTTTTCGTTGCATGATAG CAGGGATCTGCAGAGGATGTCTGGTAATAGTACAGCAAGAGTTGGTTATATGAACATGAATGAG ATAAAGGAACTAGATGCAGGGAGTCAGTTTCCTCAAGAATTTCATAATCAAAAGGTTCCCACAGCTGAAAGTGCTTTGGCG TTAATAACAAGCTCAGTTGGGAAAGTAATCTTGGATGCTAAAGTTGGTCCTCCTTCATATGAGAAAGACTTGGCAAAGGATATATTGTCAATT GTGAACAAAACTCACTGCCAAAATTGCCTTGTCTGGTCAAAAAGTGACATCTTAGGAAGAGATGTTACCGAGTTATCTCAAGACGTAATG CAAGATTTGCCACGAATCAAATCTGTCAGAGTACCAAACTGTCACCCTGTGCTAGGGCTATCTCTG GTTGGATACATTGTCATGTCTGATCCCTCTACCGGCGCTAGAAGTAAACTTTTGAGAATGAAGGGTGCTGGAGTTGTGGGTGTCTACCAtcacttggttgatacgaaacTCGTGAGAATTTTGCATAG GGCGGGTAAGAAAGTCTATGCCTGGACAGTCGATGACTCGGAATCCATGCAAAGAATGCTGTTTGAAGGTGTCGACGCAATCATCACGAGCAATCCAGGTCTCCTTCAAGGTCTCATGCAGGACTTGAAAACAGAATGCCTTCAGGATGACTTTCCTTAA
- the LOC122020130 gene encoding glycerophosphodiester phosphodiesterase GDPD4-like isoform X3, translating to MRVIAGGGRRSSPSSSLLPHYSSTYRKPARAKFYRIPSKRWLLLLLAFLAVAPPLFFHFRFRRFHQMRLRKCGWLQSPPLVCAHGGDSSRAVPNTQMDAYRIAIDSRVDCIEMDISRSSDGVLFSLHDRDLQRMSGNSTARVGYMNMNEIKELDAGSQFPQEFHNQKVPTAESALALITSSVGKVILDAKVGPPSYEKDLAKDILSIVNKTHCQNCLVWSKSDILGRDVTELSQDVMQDLPRIKSVRVPNCHPVLGLSLVGYIVMSDPSTGARSKLLRMKGAGVVGVYHHLVDTKLVRILHRAGKKVYAWTVDDSESMQRMLFEGVDAIITSNPGLLQGLMQDLKTECLQDDFP from the exons ATGAGGGTGATCGCCGGCGGCGGGCGGCGTTCTTCGCCGTCCTCCTCTCTCCTCCCTCATTATTCCTCGACCTACAGGAAGCCTGCACGAGCTAAGTTCTATCGCATCCCTTCCAAGAGGTggcttcttctcctcctcgctTTCCTCGCCGTTGCTCCCCCTCTTTTCTTCCACTTCCGCTTCCGCCGCTTCCATCAG ATGCGCTTGAGGAAGTGCGGGTGGTTACAAAGTCCTCCCCTTGTCTGCGCTCACGGTGGAGATTCAAGCAGAGCCGTCCCCAACACC CAGATGGATGCTTATCGGATCGCTATCGATTCTCGAGTCGATTGTATAGAAATGGATATCTCTCGCTCTTCAGATGGAGTGTTGTTTTCGTTGCATGATAG GGATCTGCAGAGGATGTCTGGTAATAGTACAGCAAGAGTTGGTTATATGAACATGAATGAG ATAAAGGAACTAGATGCAGGGAGTCAGTTTCCTCAAGAATTTCATAATCAAAAGGTTCCCACAGCTGAAAGTGCTTTGGCG TTAATAACAAGCTCAGTTGGGAAAGTAATCTTGGATGCTAAAGTTGGTCCTCCTTCATATGAGAAAGACTTGGCAAAGGATATATTGTCAATT GTGAACAAAACTCACTGCCAAAATTGCCTTGTCTGGTCAAAAAGTGACATCTTAGGAAGAGATGTTACCGAGTTATCTCAAGACGTAATG CAAGATTTGCCACGAATCAAATCTGTCAGAGTACCAAACTGTCACCCTGTGCTAGGGCTATCTCTG GTTGGATACATTGTCATGTCTGATCCCTCTACCGGCGCTAGAAGTAAACTTTTGAGAATGAAGGGTGCTGGAGTTGTGGGTGTCTACCAtcacttggttgatacgaaacTCGTGAGAATTTTGCATAG GGCGGGTAAGAAAGTCTATGCCTGGACAGTCGATGACTCGGAATCCATGCAAAGAATGCTGTTTGAAGGTGTCGACGCAATCATCACGAGCAATCCAGGTCTCCTTCAAGGTCTCATGCAGGACTTGAAAACAGAATGCCTTCAGGATGACTTTCCTTAA
- the LOC122020130 gene encoding glycerophosphodiester phosphodiesterase GDPD4-like isoform X2, which yields MRVIAGGGRRSSPSSSLLPHYSSTYRKPARAKFYRIPSKRWLLLLLAFLAVAPPLFFHFRFRRFHQMRLRKCGWLQSPPLVCAHGGDSSRAVPNTMDAYRIAIDSRVDCIEMDISRSSDGVLFSLHDSRDLQRMSGNSTARVGYMNMNEIKELDAGSQFPQEFHNQKVPTAESALALITSSVGKVILDAKVGPPSYEKDLAKDILSIVNKTHCQNCLVWSKSDILGRDVTELSQDVMQDLPRIKSVRVPNCHPVLGLSLVGYIVMSDPSTGARSKLLRMKGAGVVGVYHHLVDTKLVRILHRAGKKVYAWTVDDSESMQRMLFEGVDAIITSNPGLLQGLMQDLKTECLQDDFP from the exons ATGAGGGTGATCGCCGGCGGCGGGCGGCGTTCTTCGCCGTCCTCCTCTCTCCTCCCTCATTATTCCTCGACCTACAGGAAGCCTGCACGAGCTAAGTTCTATCGCATCCCTTCCAAGAGGTggcttcttctcctcctcgctTTCCTCGCCGTTGCTCCCCCTCTTTTCTTCCACTTCCGCTTCCGCCGCTTCCATCAG ATGCGCTTGAGGAAGTGCGGGTGGTTACAAAGTCCTCCCCTTGTCTGCGCTCACGGTGGAGATTCAAGCAGAGCCGTCCCCAACACC ATGGATGCTTATCGGATCGCTATCGATTCTCGAGTCGATTGTATAGAAATGGATATCTCTCGCTCTTCAGATGGAGTGTTGTTTTCGTTGCATGATAG CAGGGATCTGCAGAGGATGTCTGGTAATAGTACAGCAAGAGTTGGTTATATGAACATGAATGAG ATAAAGGAACTAGATGCAGGGAGTCAGTTTCCTCAAGAATTTCATAATCAAAAGGTTCCCACAGCTGAAAGTGCTTTGGCG TTAATAACAAGCTCAGTTGGGAAAGTAATCTTGGATGCTAAAGTTGGTCCTCCTTCATATGAGAAAGACTTGGCAAAGGATATATTGTCAATT GTGAACAAAACTCACTGCCAAAATTGCCTTGTCTGGTCAAAAAGTGACATCTTAGGAAGAGATGTTACCGAGTTATCTCAAGACGTAATG CAAGATTTGCCACGAATCAAATCTGTCAGAGTACCAAACTGTCACCCTGTGCTAGGGCTATCTCTG GTTGGATACATTGTCATGTCTGATCCCTCTACCGGCGCTAGAAGTAAACTTTTGAGAATGAAGGGTGCTGGAGTTGTGGGTGTCTACCAtcacttggttgatacgaaacTCGTGAGAATTTTGCATAG GGCGGGTAAGAAAGTCTATGCCTGGACAGTCGATGACTCGGAATCCATGCAAAGAATGCTGTTTGAAGGTGTCGACGCAATCATCACGAGCAATCCAGGTCTCCTTCAAGGTCTCATGCAGGACTTGAAAACAGAATGCCTTCAGGATGACTTTCCTTAA
- the LOC122020130 gene encoding glycerophosphodiester phosphodiesterase GDPD4-like isoform X4, protein MRVIAGGGRRSSPSSSLLPHYSSTYRKPARAKFYRIPSKRWLLLLLAFLAVAPPLFFHFRFRRFHQMRLRKCGWLQSPPLVCAHGGDSSRAVPNTMDAYRIAIDSRVDCIEMDISRSSDGVLFSLHDRDLQRMSGNSTARVGYMNMNEIKELDAGSQFPQEFHNQKVPTAESALALITSSVGKVILDAKVGPPSYEKDLAKDILSIVNKTHCQNCLVWSKSDILGRDVTELSQDVMQDLPRIKSVRVPNCHPVLGLSLVGYIVMSDPSTGARSKLLRMKGAGVVGVYHHLVDTKLVRILHRAGKKVYAWTVDDSESMQRMLFEGVDAIITSNPGLLQGLMQDLKTECLQDDFP, encoded by the exons ATGAGGGTGATCGCCGGCGGCGGGCGGCGTTCTTCGCCGTCCTCCTCTCTCCTCCCTCATTATTCCTCGACCTACAGGAAGCCTGCACGAGCTAAGTTCTATCGCATCCCTTCCAAGAGGTggcttcttctcctcctcgctTTCCTCGCCGTTGCTCCCCCTCTTTTCTTCCACTTCCGCTTCCGCCGCTTCCATCAG ATGCGCTTGAGGAAGTGCGGGTGGTTACAAAGTCCTCCCCTTGTCTGCGCTCACGGTGGAGATTCAAGCAGAGCCGTCCCCAACACC ATGGATGCTTATCGGATCGCTATCGATTCTCGAGTCGATTGTATAGAAATGGATATCTCTCGCTCTTCAGATGGAGTGTTGTTTTCGTTGCATGATAG GGATCTGCAGAGGATGTCTGGTAATAGTACAGCAAGAGTTGGTTATATGAACATGAATGAG ATAAAGGAACTAGATGCAGGGAGTCAGTTTCCTCAAGAATTTCATAATCAAAAGGTTCCCACAGCTGAAAGTGCTTTGGCG TTAATAACAAGCTCAGTTGGGAAAGTAATCTTGGATGCTAAAGTTGGTCCTCCTTCATATGAGAAAGACTTGGCAAAGGATATATTGTCAATT GTGAACAAAACTCACTGCCAAAATTGCCTTGTCTGGTCAAAAAGTGACATCTTAGGAAGAGATGTTACCGAGTTATCTCAAGACGTAATG CAAGATTTGCCACGAATCAAATCTGTCAGAGTACCAAACTGTCACCCTGTGCTAGGGCTATCTCTG GTTGGATACATTGTCATGTCTGATCCCTCTACCGGCGCTAGAAGTAAACTTTTGAGAATGAAGGGTGCTGGAGTTGTGGGTGTCTACCAtcacttggttgatacgaaacTCGTGAGAATTTTGCATAG GGCGGGTAAGAAAGTCTATGCCTGGACAGTCGATGACTCGGAATCCATGCAAAGAATGCTGTTTGAAGGTGTCGACGCAATCATCACGAGCAATCCAGGTCTCCTTCAAGGTCTCATGCAGGACTTGAAAACAGAATGCCTTCAGGATGACTTTCCTTAA
- the LOC122020130 gene encoding glycerophosphodiester phosphodiesterase GDPD4-like isoform X6 has translation MRVIAGGGRRSSPSSSLLPHYSSTYRKPARAKFYRIPSKRWLLLLLAFLAVAPPLFFHFRFRRFHQMRLRKCGWLQSPPLVCAHGGDSSRAVPNTMDAYRIAIDSRVDCIEMDISRSSDGVLFSLHDRDLQRMSGNSTARVGYMNMNEIKELDAGSQFPQEFHNQKVPTAESALALITSSVGKVILDAKVGPPSYEKDLAKDILSIVNKTHCQNCLVWSKSDILGRDVTELSQDVMVGYIVMSDPSTGARSKLLRMKGAGVVGVYHHLVDTKLVRILHRAGKKVYAWTVDDSESMQRMLFEGVDAIITSNPGLLQGLMQDLKTECLQDDFP, from the exons ATGAGGGTGATCGCCGGCGGCGGGCGGCGTTCTTCGCCGTCCTCCTCTCTCCTCCCTCATTATTCCTCGACCTACAGGAAGCCTGCACGAGCTAAGTTCTATCGCATCCCTTCCAAGAGGTggcttcttctcctcctcgctTTCCTCGCCGTTGCTCCCCCTCTTTTCTTCCACTTCCGCTTCCGCCGCTTCCATCAG ATGCGCTTGAGGAAGTGCGGGTGGTTACAAAGTCCTCCCCTTGTCTGCGCTCACGGTGGAGATTCAAGCAGAGCCGTCCCCAACACC ATGGATGCTTATCGGATCGCTATCGATTCTCGAGTCGATTGTATAGAAATGGATATCTCTCGCTCTTCAGATGGAGTGTTGTTTTCGTTGCATGATAG GGATCTGCAGAGGATGTCTGGTAATAGTACAGCAAGAGTTGGTTATATGAACATGAATGAG ATAAAGGAACTAGATGCAGGGAGTCAGTTTCCTCAAGAATTTCATAATCAAAAGGTTCCCACAGCTGAAAGTGCTTTGGCG TTAATAACAAGCTCAGTTGGGAAAGTAATCTTGGATGCTAAAGTTGGTCCTCCTTCATATGAGAAAGACTTGGCAAAGGATATATTGTCAATT GTGAACAAAACTCACTGCCAAAATTGCCTTGTCTGGTCAAAAAGTGACATCTTAGGAAGAGATGTTACCGAGTTATCTCAAGACGTAATG GTTGGATACATTGTCATGTCTGATCCCTCTACCGGCGCTAGAAGTAAACTTTTGAGAATGAAGGGTGCTGGAGTTGTGGGTGTCTACCAtcacttggttgatacgaaacTCGTGAGAATTTTGCATAG GGCGGGTAAGAAAGTCTATGCCTGGACAGTCGATGACTCGGAATCCATGCAAAGAATGCTGTTTGAAGGTGTCGACGCAATCATCACGAGCAATCCAGGTCTCCTTCAAGGTCTCATGCAGGACTTGAAAACAGAATGCCTTCAGGATGACTTTCCTTAA